In Acropora muricata isolate sample 2 chromosome 11, ASM3666990v1, whole genome shotgun sequence, one DNA window encodes the following:
- the LOC136889800 gene encoding BTB and MATH domain-containing protein 36-like — protein MLFSEEEAAAASREDLQDFSEPWLLSDVVLAVEEKKIHVHRSMLALWSPVFAKMFTAQFKEQTADEIPLPEKKASEIKEMLQVIYPTIGKEVHEGNYLFLLNLAKEYMMTKLTKKCEIFLVGKLQNSHCLEYLDVAQAYELKELEEACIKKAKSESFGVLKRHRVYEEINYSNYRALAEAKLTEMENTLANMKNENERLSGQVELLNDQGDDARRDFENLLSNIAFNMGFTDISETIERKLHHIRTTADQQFNMLHGPLNTLWTSLKQISTKKPNYVNVLRAQLF, from the coding sequence TCTTGCTGTGGAGGAGAAGAAAATTCACGTCCATCGTAGCATGTTGGCATTGTGGTCACCCGTGTTCGCGAAGATGTTTACGGCTCAGTTCAAGGAACAAACAGCGGATGAAATTCCACTTCCAGAAAAGAAGGCCTCTGAAATCAAAGAGATGCTTCAGGTGATTTATCCTACTATCGGAAAAGAAGTCCATGAAGGCAACTACTTGTTCCTTTTGAATCTTGCTAAAGAATACATGATGACGAAGCTCACCAAGAAATGCGAAATTTTCCTGGTGGGAAAATTACAGAATTCGCATTGCTTAGAATACCTTGATGTCGCACAAGCTTATGAACTGAAAGAATTAGAAGAAGCATGTATTAAAAAAGCCAAAAGTGAAAGCTTTGGCGTGCTGAAAAGGCACAGAGTGTACGAGGAAATCAATTATTCCAACTATAGAGCTCTAGCAGAAGCGAAGCTGACTGAGATGGAAAACACACTCGCTAATATGAAGAATGAAAATGAGCGATTAAGCGGCCAAGTGGAGTTGCTAAACGATCAAGGGGACGATGCGCGGAGGGACTTCGAAAATTTGTTGTCTAATATTGCCTTTAACATGGGATTCACCGATATTTCTGAAACCATAGAAAGGAAATTGCACCACATTCGAACCACAGCTGATCAACAGTTCAACATGCTGCACGGCCCGCTGAATACTCTGTGGACATCGCTCAAACAAATAAGTACAAAAAAGCCTAATTACGTCAATGTTCTGCGAGCACAGTTGTTTTAG
- the LOC136889801 gene encoding BTB and MATH domain-containing protein 36-like → MSGSNLQDSDAALNEASADFSKPWQFSDVVLVVGGETFHVHRSMLAMWSPVFSSMFTAQFKEQKADKIPLPGKKAAEFKEMLRVIYPIFDKEVHTTNCFFLLELAKEYMMTKLTNKCERFLLGELEELKYDCLSLLSAAEAYGMKELEKACIEQAKLMSFDQLKRNALYRKIKHSNFQTIVEAQMTKMESDILDKDFKIQALKNNVEFLKDCGGEALDELEKLTDATLIDLGNTDRVNARMDSKLRWLNRNRGSLFVPFDRLHEKLKEISDYDNV, encoded by the coding sequence CGCTTTAAACGAAGCTTCAGCCGACTTTTCCAAGCCATGGCAGTTCAGCGATGTCGTCCTTGTTGTGGGGGGAGAAACATTTCACGTTCATCGTAGCATGTTGGCAATGTGGTCTCCCGTATTCTCGTCAATGTTTACAGCGCAGTTCAAAGAACAAAAAGCTGATAAAATCCCACTTCCAGGAAAAAAGGCTGCTGAATTTAAAGAGATGCTGCGGGTAATTTATCCAATTTTCGATAAAGAAGTCCACACAaccaattgtttttttctactAGAACTTGCCAAAGAGTACATGATGACGAAGCTCACCAACAAATGCGAACGTTTCCTGTTAGGCGAATTAGAGGAGTTGAAATACGACTGCTTAAGCCTCCTTTCTGCTGCAGAAGCTTATGGCATGAAGGAGTTGGAAAAAGCATGCATAGAACAAGCCAAACTTATGAGCTTTGACCAGCTGAAGAGGAATGCCTTGTACAGGAAAATAAAACATTCCAACTTTCAGACAATAGTGGAAGCGCAGATGACAAAGATGGAGAGTGACATTCTTGACAAGGATTTCAAAATACAAGCTCTTAAAAACAATGTCGAATTCTTGAAAGATTGCGGGGGAGAAGCTCTAGATGAATTGGAAAAACTCACTGATGCTACTTTAATCGACCTGGGCAACACAGACAGAGTCAACGCAAGAATGGATTCCAAGTTGAGATGGCTCAATCGAAACCGCGGAAGTCTGTTTGTTCCGTTTGATCGCCTTCatgaaaaactcaaagaaatcagTGATTACGATAATGTTTAA